The Oscillatoria sp. FACHB-1407 genome includes a window with the following:
- a CDS encoding helix-turn-helix transcriptional regulator, with the protein MTDDDRNANVLPLYPKAPLLSSDRTQWSGLHLEYHQQPPHQVPENALNESQIIIHTQQLLSPLVEYLPPQRFEFEQTKPGDITVIPAHVYNGAIWEKECHFILLKFNSTLFEQYTPERISTSNPELIPSFSRADPLIYGIGWALKSELENHESENHLYVESLTTTLVTHLLRHYSTQKLINLPLQGLSQQQLKQVMAYIDHHLDQNLTLMSLAAIAHLSPSYFSALFKQSTGLTPHQYVIQCRINRAKQLLLQGMSVAEVALNLGFSHQSHLSRHFKRLVGVTPKEFLKRQSV; encoded by the coding sequence ATGACCGATGATGACAGGAACGCGAATGTTTTGCCACTTTACCCTAAAGCTCCATTGCTCTCTAGCGATCGCACCCAGTGGAGTGGACTTCATCTGGAATATCATCAGCAACCTCCCCATCAAGTTCCTGAGAATGCTTTAAACGAGTCTCAAATTATCATTCATACACAGCAATTATTGTCTCCCCTCGTTGAATACTTGCCGCCACAGCGTTTTGAATTTGAGCAAACAAAACCGGGAGATATTACAGTCATTCCGGCTCATGTCTATAACGGGGCGATATGGGAGAAGGAATGCCACTTTATTCTGCTTAAATTCAATTCAACCCTTTTTGAACAATACACACCTGAAAGGATCTCCACCAGCAATCCTGAACTCATTCCCAGTTTTAGCCGAGCTGATCCGCTCATTTATGGAATTGGGTGGGCACTCAAATCTGAGCTTGAGAATCATGAATCAGAAAATCATCTTTATGTTGAGTCACTCACGACAACACTTGTCACTCATTTATTACGCCACTATTCAACACAAAAGTTAATTAATCTACCACTCCAGGGATTATCCCAACAACAGTTGAAACAAGTCATGGCGTACATTGATCACCACTTGGATCAGAACTTGACGTTAATGTCTCTAGCGGCGATCGCTCACCTCAGTCCCAGTTATTTTTCTGCTTTATTCAAACAATCCACAGGACTCACTCCGCATCAATATGTGATTCAGTGCAGAATCAATCGAGCAAAACAATTGCTTTTGCAGGGAATGAGTGTAGCTGAGGTTGCCTTGAATCTAGGATTTAGCCATCAAAGCCATCTTAGCCGTCACTTCAAACGCTTAGTGGGGGTCACGCCTAAAGAATTTTTGAAACGTCAATCGGTGTAG